The Miscanthus floridulus cultivar M001 chromosome 7, ASM1932011v1, whole genome shotgun sequence genome includes a region encoding these proteins:
- the LOC136465385 gene encoding uncharacterized protein, with amino-acid sequence MEAADLQRGGKSSARSGSSSGGHTHPIQQAAAALLDLHRLHQIRLHGLHRWCLQSTSMEAAMIVVTTLLLNLALFSPCLSIGSMPIHHDYTRFADVERHCQSVLSSAADAELNADAGRGSRLMYQLSFMNGDWSQDAGQAPLLPFHGSYADPAVVAGPELLEAVPLASFRLTHMETVPRRRRGARAAFNVSGVLSLTIARNRSCSWLHMEMEPSPSPEFELRPGIARLHLVFEGVYTETRSSPGSGARDDGGGERVLCMVGDSVLPVRGSNSTDPWDWAKNDGAGTNLEPPVMSDGNILLVLRYPKTPTLTTRAVHGVMMSTNSKSDGAYFDTIRLVSQLSAGGYGSGYQFRQEEDAESSDVAWCSKDDSPFHEGDAMEQHHLNSDDSLGDFSNFDGQMMEVVPNWNCKGTDEFCSQVGPFVSSPPATSRALEDMVFTRPAIAVSMGFQSKPLGTGSMDMDGRAAATARVAAVFRYVPPWEHQPTAAKRTGMSSMTLSADGVWIPSMGRVCMVGCLGVGIAKETCHYRVSLSVGTTMSMTRRGIAAGQITAMDGESHPPLLFQQRVDPRIGGYRPLQRRMSYFYTKVEQARELLLRLRTSQPAGFRNSFVARSLLSYPSIAPGVAPTDDMMVSLANLADDLDLRFQFTVKPPFVPQWIEAPFFELQILSIGTMVGRNSYRQSQTQSMPRIDLLTRVHAVKKQHILLNVSAEFMASRKCLGPSPVMSLEGVYNPEDGRMYLIGCRNVHAPRRLLPMIRDLEDGMDCSIEVTVEYPPTTTRWLISQEAKVFIASTRDDDDPLHFNRTELHTLPVIYRDQRQHELTEPIVEGLLCVTMLSATIAATISQLRYIKSHADVAPYISLAMLGVQALCYSATLVTDAKMLPAWPSQRYGRPYAYHMGRNILDCSLKALTLAALAVTARLAQKVWRSRARARAREPLEPDRVPDDTVVLLYSFGVHLGTLFFAVAVHWLSTYGTSVTTLPPMVVYYEAQGMSSSHMRTAGSVMERYIGVVKEWFLLPQVIGNAVWRINCKPLAAGYYAGVTAAWLLPRIYGYLRPPVVNMYRDTHDDVMDFYHKAGTVVIPVVGVLLAMVVYVQQRWNYKIIGWAMKTERNKLQHAY; translated from the exons ATGGAGGCGGCGGATCTACAGCGAGGAGGCAAATCCAGCGCGAGGAGCGGATCCAGCAGCGGGGGCCACACGCACCCGATACAgcaagcggcggcggcgttgctcgacctccaccgcctccaccagatccggcTGCATGGGCTCCACCGATGGTGCCTCCAG TCCACATCGATGGAGGCCGCCATGATCGTCGTCACCACCTTGCTGCTGAATCTTGCCTTGTTCTCGCCATGTCTCTCGATTGGGTCCATGCCCATCCATCACGACTACACCCGCTTCGCCGACGTCGAGCGGCACTGTCAGTCCGTGCTCTCATCAGCCGCGGACGCGGAGCTCAACGCTGATGCCGGCCGTGGCAGCAGACTGATGTACCAGCTATCCTTCATGAACGGCGACTGGAGCCAAGACGCCGGCCAAGCTCCCCTGCTTCCGTTCCACGGGAGCTATGCCGATCCGGCGGTGGTGGCCGGTCCTGAGCTGCTTGAAGCGGTCCCCCTGGCGTCCTTCAGGCTCACGCACATGGAGACGGTTCCACGGCGACGACGAGGTGCACGAGCCGCCTTCAACGTCAGCGGCGTCCTTAGTCTCACCATCGCCCGCAACCGCAGCTGCAGCTGGTTGCATATGGAAATGGAACCGAGTCCGTCGCCAGAGTTCGAGCTCCGGCCGGGGATCGCCAGGCTCCATCTAGTGTTCGAAGGCGTGTATACCGAGACAAGATCGTCGCCGGGGAGCGGTGCCCGTGACGACGGCGGTGGTGAGAGGGTGCTGTGTATGGTCGGGGACTCTGTTCTCCCCGTGCGCGGAAGCAACAGCACGGACCCGTGGGACTGGGCCAAGAATGATGGCGCTGGCACCAACCTGGAGCCGCCGGTCATGTCCGACGGCAACATCCTGCTCGTGCTACGGTACCCCAAGACGCCGACGCTGACAACTCGCGCCGTGCATGGCGTGATGATGAGCACGAACTCCAAGTCTGATGGCGCGTACTTCGACACCATCCGCTTGGTGTCACAGCTTTCGGCGGGCGGGTACGGCTCCGGTTACCAATTCCGGCAAGAAGAAGACGCGGAGTCGTCTGATGTCGCATGGTGCAGCAAGGACGACTCTCCCTTCCATGAAGGCGACGCCATGGAGCAGCACCACCTGAACAGTGACGATTCTCTCGGCGACTTCTCCAATTTCGACGGCCAAATGATGGAAGTCGTTCCAAACTGGAACTGCAAGGGGACTGATGAGTTCTGCAGCCAGGTCGGGCCGTTCGTGTCCAGCCCCCCTGCCACAAGCAGAGCTTTGGAGGACATGGTGTTCACTCGTCCCGCCATCGCTGTAAGCATGGGCTTCCAAAGCAAGCCGTTGGGCACCGGCAGCATGGACATGGACGGACGGGCAGCCGCGACCGCGAGGGTGGCAGCCGTGTTCCGCTACGTGCCCCCGTGGGAGCATCAGCCCACTGCGGCAAAGCGGACCGGCATGAGCAGCATGACCTTGTCGGCCGACGGCGTCTGGATCCCATCCATGGGGCGGGTTTGCATGGTGGGCTGCCTAGGCGTTGGCATTGCCAAGGAAACATGCCACTACCGTGTGAGTCTCTCCGTCGGGACAACGATGTCGATGACTCGCCGCGGCATCGCCGCCGGACAGATCACCGCGATGGATGGGGAGAGCCACCCTCCGCTCTTGTTCCAGCAACGCGTGGACCCTCGGATTGGCGGCTACAGGCCGTTGCAGCGGCGCATGTCGTACTTTTACACCAAGGTCGAACAGGCTCGGGAGCTCCTCCTTCGACTCAGAACGAGCCAACCAGCGGGATTTCGCAACAGCTTCGTTGCCAGGTCACTACTCAGCTATCCAAGTATCGCTCCTGGTGTTGCTCCCACTGATGACATGATGGTGAGTCTCGCCAACCTCGCCGACGACCTTGATCTTCGCTTTCAGTTCACTGTGAAGCCGCCGTTCGTGCCGCAATGGATCGAGGCGCCATTCTTTGAACTGCAGATACTCTCTATTGGCACCATGGTTGGACGAAACAGCTATCGCCAATCCCAGACCCAGAGTATGCCGCGGATCGATCTACTTACGAGAGTCCATGCCGTGAAGAAGCAGCACATACTGCTCAATGTGTCTGCGGAGTTCATGGCATCCAGGAAATGCCTCGGTCCAAGTCCGGTGATGTCATTGGAGGGCGTGTACAACCCAGAGGACGGGCGAATGTACCTGATCGGCTGCCGGAACGTCCACGCCCCACGGCGACTCTTGCCAATGATCAGAGACCTTGAAGACGGAATGGACTGCTCCATAGAGGTGACGGTGGAGTACCCGCCGACGACAACGCGGTGGCTCATCAGCCAGGAGGCAAAGGTCTTCATCGCCAGCACGAGGGATGACGACGACCCACTACACTTCAACAGGACCGAGCTCCACACGCTGCCCGTCATATACCGGGACCAGCGGCAGCACGAGCTGACGGAGCCGATCGTGGAGGGGCTCCTCTGCGTCACCATGCTGTCGGCCACCATTGCCGCCACCATCAGCCAGCTGCGCTACATCAAGTCCCACGCCGACGTCGCGCCGTACATCTCCCTCGCCATGCTCGGCGTCCAGGCTCTCTGCTACAGCGCCACGCTGGTCACCGATGCAAAGATGCTGCCGGCGTGGCCATCGCAGAGGTACGGACGACCCTACGCCTACCATATGGGTCGGAACATTCTGGACTGCTCGTTGAAAGCGCTCACCCTCGCGGCGCTTGCCGTCACGGCGCGGCTCGCTCAGAAGGTGTGGCGGTCGAGGGCCCGGGCGCGGGCACGGGAGCCGCTCGAGCCGGATCGAGTACCCGACGACACCGTGGTGCTCCTGTACAGCTTCGGTGTACACTTGGGCACCCTCTTCTTCGCCGTCGCCGTGCACTGGCTGAGCACCTATGGCACGTCGGTGACGACTCTGCCGCCCATGGTGGTCTACTATGAAGCCCAGGGGATGTCGTCGTCGCACATGCGCACAGCCGGCTCCGTCATGGAGCGGTATATCGGTGTGGTTAAGGAGTGGTTTTTGCTCCCGCAGGTCATCGGCAATGCCGTCTGGCGCATCAACTGCAAGCCTCTCGCGGCGGGATACTACGCCGGCGTCACCGCAGCGTGGTTGCTGCCACGCATTTACGGCTACCTCCGGCCACCTGTCGTTAACATGTACCGCGACACTCACGACGATGTCATGGACTTCTACCACAAGGCCGGCACCGTGGTGATTCCAGTCGTCGGAGTCCTGTTGGCTATGGTGGTTTATGTGCAGCAGCGCTGGAACTACAAGATCATTGGTTGGGCAATGAAGACGGAGAGGAATAAGCTGCAGCACGCGTACTGA